TGATTTATTGAATCGAGTAGAAAATGATAAAATACAATCAAAATTACTTATTTGTAACCAACAAACAGATACCTTATCTTTTATTCGAAAAAAAATTAAATTGAATAAAAATTATAGTTACTCAATAAACTTTAAACATTTTTCAATCTCACCATTTCGAAAAGTGAAATTAAGTGATAAGAATAAAATTGCGGCAATTAATAACCATTCATTAGATATTAACAAATATGATGATGATTTAATTTATCTTGAGATATCTCAAATGAGATTATTAATTAAAGAGTTAATTGATGCTTAAGCAAGCAACTTTAATAGAAAGATAATCTATAATTTTCATTTCGAAAAGTTTAAATTATAGAAATATAAAAATAGGTCAGCAATAACTATTCTGTTCCTTTACAATCGTCAAGGATAGATACCTTCTTACAATACCTTATTACAATTACAGGTGCAGGGCCTCTCATATATTAAGCCTTGCACCTGTATAAAAATTTTCCGTATTATGTATTTTAAATATAGTGATTAGAATAACTTATTGTGAATAGTTTGGGTATTTGAACGAGTTAATGAGGATTAAGTTTCATAAAGAAAATATATATGAAGACCTAAATATGAGTTGATTTAGTCTGAGTATTAAAGCGAGGTCTCTCAAATGAATTTTTCAGTTGTAAAATCAAAACATGATTTCGTAGTTCAACACTTTAATCATTTCTATTTAATAGAGCATAACTGGAATGATTGGTGGGAATACGAAACGATGTACACTTTATGTTATGTAAACTCAGTTGGTGAAGAATATTCTATTGGGAGTGTTAAAATTGGTGAGTAGCATATGGATAAGAAACAATGAAGACCTAATATCCCTACTAATTTTGAGCGACTTAATGATTCATTCTTCTCATTTGGTCAAGATGTCTCTTACTATGCTTTACTCAATAGTTATGGTGATGATTTCCGTCAAGAAGTTCTAAAGGCTTTAAAATGATATGGCTTTATTACCGGAAGTATTTGAAAAGGCAAAAGACTCAGAGAATGGTATTCTACATTTTTCCAGTCATAGTTATTATCTGTTCCCCAGGTTATCCATAATTTCGACTTTAACCACACCTAATATCTTCATAAATTGTTCGGACCCACTCTCAAGCGCAATGACTATAGCTTTGCCAACTGGCTCATTTCGTTTCCAAATGCCCGTACCACATTTGAAGCTTTAGCGACATCTACACCAACAACAGGTTCCGTGTTCATGCTTATTATCTTCGTTTCGCCGCTCCTTTCCATGATGGTTAAAACCATAGCATCACTTATTATAAGGGATCAACTGCCCCTACCAGCCCAAATTTATACTAGATTCTTATTTTTTCACTAAGAGTCTGTATATAATTATGTTCTTTATGAATCTCCATTAAATAATATCTTAGATCAATTTCTGACGTTTTGCGAAATTGACTTATTTCAGATTTTTTAATGAATCCTCTTGCTACAAATTCATTTAATTTAGTGTAATCAATATTTCCAACACTCTTTAAAGCCTGATCTCCAATTTCTCTATATACATCAATGGTAGAAATTTGGGGCCTTGGCTTTATGACATTCAGTTTCCCAAAAGAAAGTTTAACATTCTCCTCTTTCTTACGTAACATCTCCAATAAGGTCTGCTTTTTTATCAAATTCCATTGAATCAATTTATTTTCATGTGCATGCTTTAAAGATTTCCATGAGCGTACACGTTCTAAAATAACCAACTGTTCAAAATCAGTTGGGTCAGGTTCAGTTATTTCGTGATGATGGCTCCCAACAAATACAAATCTTAAATATGGAGTACTTGGGATAATAAACTTAAGAAGTCTTATTTGTTCTGCTTCCGTAAGACTATTCCAATTTACTTTCAGTACCAAATGAAGAATTCCATGATTCTCTAGAATCTCATAGATCGATGTGAAATCCGTATTATATTTTCTAGTTGCTATAAACTTACCTACTACTCCGTGTGTCTTCCACTCAATTCTCTTGCTGTTTGTATTCTCTTGATAACTACGAATAGAAGTCTTCAATACATCTAGTTGGAACTCCATATTTTTCATTTCATGATACGATCCATTACCGACAAACTCTCTTAAATCCCTATAATCCATAACGCATCCCCCCATTAAAGCATCTAATGATAGGATATCCATCAAGAAGAACTAAAAATCAATTTGTAATACATTTTGTGATACAAAAACAATACATTTCGTGTTATACAATTCATTCACCTCTTACTCCTATACTGTAATTAGAGGTGATGCTCATTGAGTCTGGATGATTTTATAATAACGCCTAAAGAAGATAAATCTGTTACACTCACTATTCGAATAGAAAAATCAACCCAGGAACAATTTGATATACTTGCTCAAAAGAGCAATCGCTCACGCAATGAACTGATCAATATGGCACTTGAATACGCTTTGAAAAATGCTAAGTTTATTCAAACCACAGACGAAAAAAAAAGTAATTAACTAATGGATGTATTCTTTTTGGTGAAAACCATAAGAATACATCCATTTTCTTTTCCGAATACTATTTTGTCATTTAAATGTATTACAATTTGTGTTCATGTCTACACTTACTATAAAACACAATCAAAAAGGAGCGTCGTAATATGGAAAACAGAGACAGAACAGATCTTCAACATATTTCTGGTACCATCACGCTTCAAGGAATTCTCGTAGTGGATAAATATTATTCATGCCGGCATGCTGTACTCAATCAATGGTTTTCTCCAGAGAATAATATGGAAATCATTCCACTGCTTTACGAGCCGATCGAGTCGACTCTCTACTATCATTGTACAGAAACAGATCACTTGTGTTTGCTTTACCCTCTACACCCTCAAAAACATCTTTCTCATGAAGAGATACGTATCTACCATACCAAACTGAACCACCTTAGAACTACTTTCAAGCATTTAAAAGAAGACACCGAGGAGGTCTAAATATGGTTATCTATTTAGATGATACCTGTAAGGTGCCATACACAGTAAGTAGATTATACGCGCTTAAACCAGAAGGACTCCAAACAGGACTAACAGAAGGAATTGTTAGTTATATTACGCGGTTAGCTGCTGCTCATCATATATGTATGGGAGATTTAATTAAGGATATTATCTCTTCTCAACTCGAGAGAGAGTATCTACAAAATGATATTTCTCGAGGAGGAAGTAGATTCTATCAACGAGCAAAATCATTAAATGGCGTTGGTCTTCACACTAAAAGCATAGTAGACATCTTGTCTACGTTAACGACTGTAGATAAGCTTGAAAATCTCACTTTGCTACCCTGGGAAGAGGTTATATGTGATAAATACTTGTTCAAACCTTCAAAAGCATGGTGCACACAGTGTTATTATGAATGGAACGCAGAAGGAAAGCCGCTTTATGAACCACTTTTGTGGTCATTAAAAGATGTATCCTATTGCCCAATCCACAACTCCCTCTTATCTTCGCAATGCCCAAACGCAGATTGTAAAAAAGAGATCGCTCCCTTAGGTAGATGCTCTGTAGTTGGATTTTGTCCTCACTGTTTTACCTGGCTTGGGAAGCTCACTATTAACTACAGATTACCAAATCGAGATGAGCTCAGGAGTTCTATTACCATGTATCGTTTAATTTCTCAAACCGAG
This window of the Paenibacillus marchantiae genome carries:
- a CDS encoding ribbon-helix-helix domain-containing protein gives rise to the protein MSLDDFIITPKEDKSVTLTIRIEKSTQEQFDILAQKSNRSRNELINMALEYALKNAKFIQTTDEKKSN
- a CDS encoding TniQ family protein → MVIYLDDTCKVPYTVSRLYALKPEGLQTGLTEGIVSYITRLAAAHHICMGDLIKDIISSQLEREYLQNDISRGGSRFYQRAKSLNGVGLHTKSIVDILSTLTTVDKLENLTLLPWEEVICDKYLFKPSKAWCTQCYYEWNAEGKPLYEPLLWSLKDVSYCPIHNSLLSSQCPNADCKKEIAPLGRCSVVGFCPHCFTWLGKLTINYRLPNRDELRSSITMYRLISQTERTKEFNIHRSNIHKSFQFLLRFTSGNAARLANFLQMHPTTIWQYCHGKFIPPLSTMLRICKQLDIDLIDFLSGNISTISLDFSIPVSSNKRLSTYNAPNYDIIASKLHHYTKCDPPVSLSTVSKQMNYSIKSIKKNFPIVAEEIKNRFKNDKLKNKRITARTTHNDIVRTISVLRSNGIYPNRRNIERCLNRKGLLLRTEYKEIWKKHVHNTSDTKVVNVN